Proteins encoded within one genomic window of uncultured Desulfobacter sp.:
- the rocF gene encoding arginase yields the protein MCKKISIIGIPMDFGQSLRGVDMGPAAVRYTGLIQKLRALGHEVVDTGDIRIPIRDDDALSKSLKADYVKEITQICTSVYDVGKSALEEGRFPLFIGGDHSISIGTVAAVTHHEPAGLIWVDAHGDYNTPQSSPSGNIHGMPLAVLTGEGHDALLNVGSPGVKVMPEHVVMIGQRDLDQKEKERLKFSGITVFSMRDIDESGISAVANKALMKFAHLKRIHLSIDMDALDPLEAPGVGTPVPGGITYREAHLLMEILADSGKITSMDLVEINPILDSANKTARLAVELTLSVMGKSIM from the coding sequence ATGTGCAAAAAAATCAGTATTATTGGTATCCCGATGGATTTTGGGCAATCTCTTCGGGGTGTTGATATGGGGCCTGCGGCCGTCAGATACACCGGTCTGATTCAAAAATTAAGGGCCCTTGGCCATGAAGTTGTTGATACAGGAGATATCCGCATACCTATTCGGGATGATGATGCCCTAAGCAAGTCTTTAAAAGCCGATTATGTAAAAGAAATTACTCAGATCTGCACGTCTGTTTATGATGTGGGAAAATCAGCCTTAGAGGAAGGACGGTTTCCGCTTTTTATCGGTGGAGACCACTCCATATCCATCGGAACGGTGGCAGCCGTAACACATCATGAACCAGCGGGTTTGATTTGGGTTGATGCCCATGGGGACTATAACACACCGCAATCCTCTCCCTCCGGCAATATCCATGGTATGCCCCTGGCCGTATTGACCGGAGAAGGGCATGACGCTTTGTTGAATGTCGGTTCTCCAGGCGTCAAGGTCATGCCTGAGCATGTGGTCATGATCGGACAGCGGGATCTGGATCAAAAAGAAAAGGAGCGGTTAAAGTTCTCGGGTATTACCGTCTTTTCCATGAGGGACATAGATGAATCCGGGATCAGTGCTGTTGCCAACAAGGCGTTAATGAAATTTGCTCATCTCAAACGCATTCACCTGTCCATTGACATGGATGCACTTGATCCGCTGGAAGCGCCGGGTGTCGGCACCCCCGTGCCGGGAGGAATCACATACCGGGAGGCGCATCTGTTAATGGAAATCCTGGCGGACTCGGGAAAAATTACATCCATGGATCTGGTGGAAATCAATCCCATTCTCGACAGTGCCAATAAAACCGCCAGGCTTGCTGTTGAACTCACATTGTCCGTCATGGGCAAGAGTATTATGTGA
- a CDS encoding Na+/H+ antiporter NhaC family protein, translated as MGSDGSIDANLILCEQYMSIVMTRKMYSQAYRDKGLHAKNFSRALEDSATVTANLVPKNS; from the coding sequence TTGGGTTCCGACGGATCAATCGATGCCAATCTCATTTTATGCGAACAGTACATGTCCATCGTCATGACCAGGAAAATGTACTCCCAGGCATACCGGGATAAAGGCCTTCATGCCAAAAATTTTTCCAGAGCCCTGGAAGACAGTGCAACGGTCACGGCCAATCTGGTCCCCAAAAATTCATGA
- a CDS encoding RHS repeat-associated core domain-containing protein — translation MNSHCPSWARVLCDRQAGQSIGISSAFAMTPETDGTYVNGAGPQFELQFDFDKDRDVDGQDLRYFRYVQTDLQGMAAEFGYSGDHDTEPAVAVPGLSGLSCSEAGSILAQLGLSTGSVISVYSSDKADGLVVGQHPAPGSLLETGTLVDLYVSQGPEPETPLPPGSFGGTYSSLIPQDVDVETFSPKQFAMITGLIKDAGGSGLDGVAVTVLDHPEYGSVSTDAAGRFTIPVNGDGVRTPVVILPGDTLTTAVAADGSEIPLSGPLTIRATEFTTPESMPAILPPTTAFTYCVDLSIDEAAGAAGITFSKPVSFFLKNFIGFDVGETVPVGYYDQQQGKWIAELDGKVVRLLDTDADGVIDSLDADADSLPDDLNADGNFNDEVFGLDLAGQFSPQDTVWRVETTHFSIFDLNYAGRPPIAQAPSSTAIAPNAVGKSRIPDDNPTRPCSAPAGSRIDQRERVFHEDFPLAGSDMMLHYSSSRVKDYLHKISVPVSGDTIPDSLNSIIVELQVAGNVFTKELAPSANLTTEFSWDGLDVLGNPVTTTTDATISIGFVYTPTYLGYSSTMIANYGIQRSFALPGDYVTAIARDSMAMWKVSKLKLPALPEALETTSLGNGWSITPHHSLITGKQKILVRGDGTSTHPPEGQNLVWTVAGTGTEGTTAPAGPIPATEGELSYPNDIVISPDGIVYILDRGGYIRKVDKDGMMTVIAGVGTCTGNAFLNEGGLAVDTALPSPIALALGPDGSLYVCVSTSYGFLVRRIDPQGIITTVAGDITTDGGWVDGWAVDGTSSPGDGGPATSAFLHNASDIEVGPDGAIYISQAYERYSSKSSPSSNVIRKVDTNGIIQTIAGRGPQQGDLGVIDAGINGAPALDACLTFPRALSLDTNGNLLIGIQSNILSLGQDGLIRTLAGCYGSQECTQIMEIGGPARQRTWYVVHVLDVKALPDGSFYVSVDDWRNSSAYILKVDSTGIIQLFAGQTTVSTSYGGGSLGDAEPALDTLFSCGGPGYVGFPPRQAMALDPEGYLYVADYDMHVVRKIGPAFGSAHPMVNAGEIMIPECPDCPDYGGMGHIFNMGGKHLRTIDLETGKALYEFMYDADNRLVGIRDQMGRVTLVARDAAGRALSVTGPSGDVTQLSHDGEGNLTRVAYPDGNAYDLGYTGTLITTKTDRVGRTWSYTYDADGRFVSGDDPDGNTLSVSKSVSADEGRSVTTTRLTTREGRVTVLEDRFEADETFASTITNTNGTQDSFSMAPDRFSSQRLQADGTLFTAEKYPDPVTTALYTTRTTTATPAGLTRETVVERSYGSDDDSDGLADTVTVTDWFNTKPYARVHDIAAHSFTTTSPAGRTASRTYDPDTLKTTVLSVPDIAALTYIRDGQGRVAQSVQGDRSETLAYSGAWVSSRTNALSQTTVFDRDAMGRVTGITRADSTAWAFEHDGEGRLTAITEPDVVTVHRFTHTPWGKLKTYTSPMNAVTRFDYDRDGLPIMRQLPSGGMIFNDYNLKGQLTRIQTPEGDHEFIYDGATGHLISAASRDGLQTQLSYDGGLLTSLALSGTLSGRVDLEYDNLFNVIGLTYAGGDTPLTYDDDSLLTGVGSISLARHPGNGLVENIQDGAFSMALTWNEFGEVASRYAVHGSDLYQVDYTRDKLGRIAEKQETVDGTTATFTYAYDAVGRIISVSKDGSVVESAQYDSAGNRIACRSSLAGVNLASGSIRYDADHKLISAGTTSYQYDADGNLIQENRSGSITAFQYNTDGTLARVDLPDGRVITYLYDHSGRRIARAVDGSRTHAWLYGTGLMPLAEFDGGGALRQRFVYADGPVPLVCERGGLAYHIITDHIGSPILVTDDGGSVVKQISYDTWGNVLSDTNPAFDLPFGFAGGMADPDHELIRFGARDYQPSTGRWTAKDPILFNGGLNLYEYAESAPVNLVDRNGLKRDDVEAPRPANVAGVHGRSVQPLPMSLLAGKVRDDGSVNGDVIAKRDIDEEEGTHSDEPAVGTMNYIPSSSFPGLSACDMSTESGIGHNPGYFPTNLIAKGRVKPTRKNNFDDYVVGTTL, via the coding sequence TTGAACTCACATTGTCCGTCATGGGCAAGAGTATTATGTGATCGGCAGGCTGGGCAGAGTATCGGAATTTCCTCCGCCTTTGCCATGACTCCGGAGACTGACGGAACGTATGTTAATGGGGCTGGCCCGCAATTTGAGTTACAATTTGATTTTGATAAAGACAGGGATGTGGACGGCCAGGATCTGAGGTATTTTAGATACGTACAGACGGATTTGCAAGGTATGGCCGCTGAATTTGGTTATTCAGGGGATCATGACACCGAACCGGCAGTCGCCGTGCCGGGCTTGTCCGGTCTGAGCTGCTCCGAGGCCGGATCCATCCTTGCCCAGTTGGGGCTTTCGACCGGCAGTGTGATTTCGGTCTATTCCTCGGACAAAGCCGACGGCCTGGTTGTCGGGCAGCATCCGGCACCCGGATCATTGCTGGAAACCGGCACCTTGGTGGATCTCTATGTATCCCAGGGCCCTGAACCTGAAACCCCTTTACCGCCGGGCAGTTTCGGCGGCACCTACTCTTCTTTAATTCCCCAGGATGTTGATGTAGAGACTTTTTCCCCGAAACAATTTGCCATGATCACCGGTCTGATCAAAGATGCCGGCGGCAGCGGTCTTGATGGGGTTGCGGTCACAGTCCTGGATCACCCTGAATATGGCTCTGTATCAACAGATGCGGCAGGGCGGTTTACCATTCCCGTTAACGGCGACGGGGTGCGAACCCCGGTGGTGATTTTGCCGGGAGATACTCTGACCACAGCCGTTGCCGCCGACGGCAGTGAAATACCATTGTCAGGTCCCTTGACCATCCGGGCCACTGAATTTACCACCCCGGAGTCCATGCCCGCCATCCTGCCGCCCACCACGGCTTTTACCTATTGTGTGGACCTGTCCATTGATGAAGCCGCCGGTGCCGCCGGGATTACCTTTTCAAAACCCGTCAGCTTTTTTCTTAAAAATTTCATCGGGTTTGATGTCGGTGAGACCGTACCCGTGGGATATTACGATCAGCAGCAGGGAAAATGGATTGCCGAACTGGACGGCAAGGTGGTGCGGCTCCTGGATACGGATGCGGACGGCGTCATTGACAGCCTTGATGCAGACGCAGATTCCCTGCCCGATGACCTTAATGCAGACGGGAATTTCAACGATGAAGTATTTGGCCTGGATCTGGCCGGGCAGTTTTCACCCCAGGATACCGTCTGGCGGGTGGAGACCACTCATTTTTCTATTTTTGATTTGAATTATGCAGGTAGGCCGCCTATTGCGCAAGCCCCTTCATCCACGGCGATTGCTCCTAATGCGGTTGGGAAATCCAGGATACCCGATGATAATCCCACACGGCCTTGCTCGGCGCCGGCAGGTTCCCGAATTGACCAGCGCGAACGGGTCTTCCATGAGGACTTTCCCCTGGCCGGATCAGACATGATGCTGCATTACTCATCCAGCCGGGTTAAGGACTATCTGCACAAAATAAGCGTGCCGGTCAGTGGCGACACCATTCCGGATTCGCTCAATTCCATTATTGTTGAACTGCAGGTGGCCGGCAATGTATTTACAAAAGAATTGGCCCCGTCCGCCAATTTGACCACTGAATTCAGCTGGGACGGGCTGGATGTTCTGGGCAACCCGGTTACCACAACCACGGATGCCACCATCAGCATCGGCTTTGTGTATACCCCCACGTATCTCGGGTATTCCAGCACCATGATCGCCAATTACGGCATCCAGCGCTCTTTTGCCCTGCCCGGAGATTATGTCACCGCCATTGCCAGGGACAGCATGGCCATGTGGAAGGTCAGCAAACTGAAGCTCCCGGCATTACCCGAAGCGCTTGAAACCACCTCTCTTGGCAACGGATGGTCCATCACCCCCCACCACAGCCTCATCACCGGCAAACAGAAAATACTGGTTCGCGGAGACGGCACAAGCACCCACCCACCCGAAGGTCAAAATCTTGTCTGGACCGTTGCCGGCACCGGCACCGAAGGCACCACAGCGCCTGCCGGGCCGATTCCTGCCACAGAGGGTGAACTGTCTTACCCCAACGACATCGTCATTTCCCCCGATGGGATTGTCTATATCCTTGACCGGGGGGGATATATCAGGAAAGTGGATAAGGACGGTATGATGACGGTGATCGCAGGCGTCGGTACTTGTACCGGTAACGCCTTTCTTAATGAAGGCGGCCTGGCAGTTGACACGGCCCTTCCCAGCCCCATAGCCTTGGCTTTGGGACCTGACGGCTCTCTTTATGTGTGTGTTTCTACCAGTTACGGATTCCTGGTCCGGCGTATTGATCCCCAAGGGATTATCACCACGGTCGCCGGAGACATTACCACAGATGGCGGCTGGGTTGACGGTTGGGCCGTTGACGGAACTTCAAGCCCGGGGGACGGCGGGCCGGCAACCTCAGCTTTCCTTCACAATGCCAGTGATATTGAAGTGGGGCCGGACGGTGCTATTTATATTTCCCAGGCATATGAACGGTACTCCAGTAAATCTTCCCCCAGTAGCAATGTCATCCGGAAGGTTGACACCAACGGGATTATCCAGACCATTGCCGGACGGGGACCGCAGCAGGGGGATTTAGGCGTTATTGATGCCGGTATAAACGGGGCGCCGGCTCTTGATGCTTGCCTGACATTTCCACGCGCCTTGAGTCTGGATACCAACGGCAATCTTTTAATTGGCATTCAATCCAACATTCTCAGTTTAGGGCAGGATGGCCTTATCCGGACCCTGGCCGGCTGTTACGGCAGCCAGGAGTGTACCCAGATCATGGAGATCGGAGGACCGGCCAGACAGCGGACCTGGTACGTGGTCCATGTACTCGATGTCAAAGCACTTCCGGACGGATCTTTTTATGTGTCTGTTGATGACTGGCGCAATAGCAGCGCTTATATCCTTAAAGTAGATTCAACCGGCATCATTCAATTATTTGCAGGGCAAACTACTGTCAGTACCTCGTATGGCGGAGGATCTCTCGGCGACGCCGAACCGGCACTGGACACGTTATTCAGCTGTGGTGGCCCTGGTTATGTCGGCTTTCCTCCAAGGCAAGCGATGGCACTGGATCCCGAGGGCTATCTATACGTTGCAGATTATGACATGCATGTGGTCCGGAAAATCGGTCCGGCATTCGGATCGGCCCATCCCATGGTAAATGCCGGAGAAATTATGATTCCGGAATGTCCGGACTGCCCCGATTACGGGGGCATGGGCCATATATTCAATATGGGCGGGAAACATTTAAGAACCATTGATCTTGAAACCGGCAAAGCCCTGTACGAATTCATGTACGATGCGGACAACCGTCTTGTGGGCATCCGGGACCAGATGGGGCGTGTGACGCTCGTTGCCCGGGATGCGGCCGGCCGGGCCCTGTCTGTTACCGGGCCCAGCGGGGATGTGACGCAGTTAAGCCATGATGGGGAAGGCAACCTGACCCGGGTGGCCTACCCCGACGGCAACGCCTATGACCTGGGCTATACCGGCACCCTGATCACTACCAAAACCGATCGCGTGGGCCGGACCTGGTCCTATACCTATGATGCCGACGGCCGGTTTGTGTCCGGCGATGATCCCGACGGCAATACCCTGAGTGTCTCAAAGTCGGTCAGCGCGGATGAGGGCCGCAGCGTCACCACCACCCGTCTCACCACCAGGGAAGGCCGGGTCACAGTCCTGGAAGACCGGTTTGAGGCCGACGAGACCTTTGCATCAACCATCACCAATACGAACGGCACCCAGGATTCTTTCTCCATGGCGCCCGACCGCTTTTCCTCCCAACGCCTCCAGGCCGACGGCACCCTTTTTACAGCCGAGAAATACCCTGATCCGGTGACCACGGCCCTGTATACCACCCGCACCACCACCGCCACCCCGGCCGGTCTTACCCGGGAAACCGTGGTGGAGCGTTCCTACGGCAGCGATGATGACAGCGACGGCCTGGCCGATACCGTCACCGTGACAGACTGGTTCAACACGAAACCCTATGCCCGGGTACATGATATAGCGGCCCATAGCTTTACCACCACCTCGCCGGCCGGCCGCACCGCCAGCCGGACTTATGATCCCGATACCCTGAAAACCACCGTCCTTTCAGTGCCGGATATTGCCGCGTTAACCTATATCCGGGACGGCCAGGGCCGGGTGGCGCAATCGGTTCAGGGGGACCGCAGCGAGACGCTGGCCTACAGCGGGGCCTGGGTGTCTTCCCGGACCAATGCCCTGAGCCAGACCACCGTGTTTGACCGGGATGCCATGGGCCGGGTCACCGGCATCACCCGGGCAGACAGCACGGCCTGGGCCTTTGAGCATGACGGGGAAGGCCGCCTGACCGCCATCACCGAGCCGGATGTCGTCACGGTTCACCGGTTCACCCACACCCCGTGGGGAAAACTGAAAACCTACACCAGCCCCATGAACGCCGTGACCCGGTTTGACTATGATCGGGACGGCCTGCCCATCATGCGCCAGCTGCCTTCCGGTGGTATGATTTTTAACGATTATAATCTCAAAGGGCAACTCACCCGGATTCAAACCCCGGAAGGCGATCATGAATTCATCTACGACGGCGCCACCGGGCACTTAATCAGTGCCGCATCCCGTGACGGCCTCCAGACGCAACTCTCATACGACGGCGGCCTGTTGACGTCTCTGGCCTTAAGCGGTACCCTGTCAGGCCGTGTGGACTTAGAATATGATAATCTGTTTAATGTTATTGGTCTGACCTATGCCGGGGGAGACACCCCCCTCACCTACGATGATGACAGTCTGCTGACAGGGGTCGGCAGCATCAGCCTGGCCCGGCACCCGGGTAACGGCCTTGTGGAAAACATTCAGGACGGCGCATTTTCCATGGCTCTGACCTGGAATGAATTCGGGGAAGTTGCCTCCCGTTATGCCGTCCACGGCAGCGATTTGTACCAGGTCGATTATACCCGGGACAAACTTGGCCGGATTGCCGAAAAACAGGAGACCGTCGACGGCACCACCGCCACCTTTACTTATGCCTATGATGCCGTGGGCCGTATTATTTCCGTGAGTAAAGACGGATCAGTGGTGGAATCCGCCCAGTATGACAGCGCCGGCAACCGGATAGCCTGCCGCAGCTCCCTGGCCGGTGTCAATCTGGCCTCGGGCAGCATCCGGTACGATGCCGATCACAAGCTCATCTCAGCCGGTACCACCTCCTACCAGTACGATGCAGACGGCAACCTGATCCAGGAAAACCGCAGCGGCAGCATTACGGCATTCCAGTACAACACCGACGGCACCCTGGCCCGGGTGGATCTTCCCGACGGCCGGGTGATCACCTATCTTTATGACCATTCCGGGCGACGCATTGCCCGGGCCGTTGACGGCAGCCGGACCCACGCCTGGCTCTACGGCACCGGCCTGATGCCCCTGGCCGAGTTCGACGGGGGCGGGGCCCTCAGGCAGCGCTTCGTCTATGCCGACGGCCCGGTTCCCCTGGTCTGCGAGAGGGGTGGGCTGGCCTACCACATCATCACCGATCACATCGGCTCGCCGATTCTGGTGACCGATGACGGCGGCAGTGTCGTTAAACAGATCAGCTATGACACCTGGGGCAATGTCCTGTCCGACACCAACCCGGCCTTTGACCTGCCTTTCGGTTTTGCCGGCGGCATGGCCGACCCGGACCATGAACTGATTCGATTCGGCGCCAGGGACTACCAGCCCTCCACCGGCCGGTGGACCGCTAAAGACCCCATCCTATTTAACGGTGGATTGAATCTGTATGAGTACGCCGAGAGTGCCCCGGTTAACTTGGTAGACCGGAATGGGCTAAAACGTGACGATGTTGAAGCGCCCCGTCCGGCGAATGTTGCAGGGGTTCATGGAAGGTCTGTTCAACCCCTACCCATGAGTCTTCTGGCTGGTAAGGTTCGTGATGATGGATCTGTAAATGGCGATGTAATTGCAAAACGCGATATCGATGAAGAAGAGGGTACTCATTCAGACGAGCCTGCAGTTGGTACAATGAATTATATACCATCAAGCAGTTTTCCTGGTTTAAGTGCCTGTGATATGTCGACCGAATCGGGCATAGGTCATAACCCGGGTTATTTCCCGACAAATTTAATTGCAAAAGGTCGAGTCAAACCAACTCGAAAGAATAATTTTGATGACTATGTCGTAGGGACTACTTTATGA
- a CDS encoding PTS sugar transporter subunit IIA: MDSLVFAAGFCIIALAARQIGDTFKQAGFPLISGFLFTGIIAGPHILNLIPIKAISTLTFVDQISLGLIAFAAGGELYLKELKSRLAAIGWITSGLVISTFTIASLALFTLAGHIPFMAAMPVSGKIAVAILAGAILVARSPSSAIAIINELRAKGQFTKTVMGVTVIMDVVVIVLFATATTMADALISGLTGNAGFILFLVLEIALSMSLGIPVAGILFFILRLPASFVLKSILILLTGYLVFIGSLGLRAFIHHTMTVEILIEPLLVCMVAGFLAANSRRYRKEFLDLLNCAGPGVYIAFFTLTGASIRLDILADTWPIALILFGVRILAIFTGSFLGGCLAGIEAQGRRTYWMAFITQAGVGLGLAKEVGIEFPQWGPAFSTIMISVIVLNQIVGPPLFKLAIKRMKEDHTPAKPNAVTAPRNVVIFGADSQSTALAHTLFSHGWRVKLTQPRGGSTLAGLENSPQIPVQVVDGFDYKSLEKINCRTATAIVTLLSDRENLDICETAFEHFATQTLVARLNDRSNLSAFEDLNVLVVDPSTAIIGLLDHFVRAPGAASLLMGFQRGRDVADVTVRNPDLAGISLRDLRLPFDSVIMAIRRRGTLSVPHGFTRLETGDRVTVMGTTAALREIALRFGRHEGQAALNLIEKAVPEQLKKNGIKPSLIENGHRDRFDLLVEKAVVADLKQEMDKNTFFELAAKQMSKQVNLSASTLFEMLSQRENEMTTVLAPGLAIPHIIIEGENQFGMMIVRSKKGIIFSPQAPRVHAAFVLVGTRDERTFHLEALSAIAKIVMDPRFEHKWIRARSTKALKALLLNAERDRRHPDRAAGSGLAQPWQ; encoded by the coding sequence ATGGATTCTCTCGTATTTGCCGCAGGATTTTGCATCATTGCCCTGGCTGCCAGGCAGATCGGTGACACATTTAAACAGGCCGGTTTTCCCCTGATCAGCGGATTTTTATTCACCGGCATCATTGCCGGGCCCCACATTCTGAACCTGATACCCATTAAGGCTATTTCAACCCTGACCTTTGTGGATCAGATCTCTTTGGGGCTGATCGCTTTTGCCGCAGGCGGAGAACTCTATCTCAAAGAACTCAAATCCAGGCTGGCGGCCATTGGATGGATTACATCGGGGCTTGTGATCTCAACCTTTACAATAGCATCCCTGGCGCTGTTCACCCTTGCCGGCCATATCCCTTTCATGGCGGCCATGCCGGTTTCAGGAAAAATTGCCGTAGCCATCCTTGCCGGAGCCATTCTTGTGGCAAGAAGCCCATCCTCGGCCATTGCCATTATCAATGAACTCAGGGCCAAGGGGCAATTTACAAAAACGGTCATGGGTGTGACGGTCATCATGGATGTGGTGGTCATTGTGTTGTTTGCCACAGCCACCACCATGGCGGACGCCCTTATCAGCGGCTTGACCGGAAATGCCGGGTTTATCCTTTTTCTGGTCCTGGAGATTGCATTGTCCATGTCCCTGGGTATTCCGGTGGCCGGCATTTTATTTTTCATACTCCGGCTTCCCGCCTCCTTTGTTTTGAAATCCATTCTGATCCTTTTAACCGGATATCTTGTTTTCATCGGTTCCTTAGGCCTTCGCGCCTTCATTCACCATACGATGACGGTTGAAATTCTGATTGAACCCCTTTTGGTCTGCATGGTGGCAGGTTTTCTGGCAGCCAACTCCAGGCGATACAGAAAAGAATTTCTTGACCTTCTCAATTGTGCCGGACCAGGGGTCTACATTGCCTTTTTCACCCTGACCGGGGCCTCCATCCGTCTTGATATCCTGGCCGATACCTGGCCCATTGCGCTTATCCTGTTCGGCGTGCGCATCCTTGCCATATTTACAGGATCTTTTTTAGGGGGGTGTCTGGCCGGAATCGAAGCCCAAGGCCGCCGGACCTACTGGATGGCCTTTATCACCCAGGCCGGCGTTGGGCTTGGACTTGCCAAGGAAGTGGGTATAGAATTCCCCCAATGGGGCCCTGCTTTTTCCACAATCATGATATCCGTTATCGTCCTGAACCAGATCGTCGGCCCCCCATTGTTTAAACTGGCCATCAAGCGGATGAAAGAGGATCACACCCCTGCCAAGCCCAATGCCGTCACCGCACCACGGAATGTGGTAATTTTCGGAGCAGACAGTCAGTCCACGGCACTGGCCCATACCTTGTTTTCCCATGGGTGGCGGGTGAAACTGACCCAGCCAAGAGGCGGCTCGACCTTAGCCGGCCTGGAAAACAGCCCCCAGATACCGGTCCAGGTTGTGGACGGGTTTGATTACAAATCCCTTGAAAAAATCAACTGCCGAACCGCAACGGCCATTGTCACCCTGCTCAGCGACAGGGAAAACCTGGATATCTGCGAAACCGCGTTTGAACATTTTGCGACCCAGACCCTGGTTGCCCGGCTAAATGACCGCAGCAACCTTAGCGCATTTGAGGATCTCAACGTATTGGTGGTGGATCCCTCCACGGCCATTATCGGGTTGCTGGATCACTTTGTCCGGGCACCGGGCGCGGCGTCCCTGCTGATGGGGTTTCAGCGGGGCCGGGATGTGGCAGACGTGACGGTCCGCAATCCGGACCTGGCAGGCATTTCCCTAAGAGACCTTCGCCTGCCCTTTGATTCGGTGATTATGGCAATCCGGCGCAGGGGCACCCTTTCTGTTCCCCATGGGTTTACCCGGCTGGAGACCGGAGACCGGGTGACGGTCATGGGCACCACAGCGGCTTTAAGAGAAATTGCCTTGCGTTTCGGCCGTCACGAGGGCCAGGCCGCTTTAAATTTAATCGAGAAGGCCGTGCCTGAACAATTAAAAAAGAATGGAATAAAGCCGTCTCTCATTGAAAACGGCCACAGAGACCGATTTGATCTTTTGGTGGAAAAGGCGGTGGTTGCTGACCTTAAACAGGAAATGGACAAAAACACCTTTTTTGAACTGGCCGCAAAACAGATGAGCAAACAGGTGAACCTCTCTGCGTCCACCCTGTTTGAGATGCTCAGCCAAAGGGAAAACGAAATGACCACGGTGCTGGCCCCGGGACTTGCCATCCCCCACATTATCATCGAAGGGGAAAACCAGTTTGGCATGATGATTGTCCGGAGCAAAAAGGGCATCATTTTTTCTCCCCAGGCCCCAAGGGTGCATGCCGCCTTTGTCCTGGTGGGCACAAGGGATGAGCGGACATTTCACCTTGAAGCCCTGTCCGCCATCGCCAAAATCGTCATGGACCCGAGGTTTGAGCATAAATGGATCAGGGCCAGGTCAACCAAGGCGCTCAAAGCGCTGCTTCTCAATGCCGAACGGGATCGCCGGCATCCAGACAGGGCAGCGGGTTCTGGTCTGGCTCAGCCCTGGCAGTGA